The Rubidibacter lacunae KORDI 51-2 DNA window GTTTTTAGTGCGCGGCTGGCGATCGCTCGGGGTGAAGTTGAGCTACGGCGAAACCGGACGCGAATACACTAGCGTCCCAAATTGTTTCGCCACGGCAACGGGTGCCGACCTAACAACGGCAGATGGGTACAAACTGATCGGTAGCGCACAGTTGCGTCAAGGCGAAGCTATTTTGCAACATGGTTCGATGCGCCTGGAGATTTCACCCGAACTATGGAAGCAAGTGTTCGAGACGATCCCCCCGCGATCGCCGATCGCTTCGCTGCCTCGAAATCGCATCATCTGCACGTTAAAAAATGCGGCTCGCGAGTGTCTTGGCGTCGAGCTCGTTGAACAACCGCTGACAGCTGCAGAGTGGACAGAAGTTCGCAAGATTGCCCTACCGCCTCCATAACGCAGCAAACATTAGCCATGGTGGCAAACCGCCAACCGTACT harbors:
- a CDS encoding lipoate--protein ligase family protein is translated as MAVDLWMLQRCRAGGPSCLRFYAWSPPALSLGYHQRRFPARWHALSATGAFDLLRRPTGGRAVLHAGDLTYAIATTGVAGKRWEAYAILCEFLVRGWRSLGVKLSYGETGREYTSVPNCFATATGADLTTADGYKLIGSAQLRQGEAILQHGSMRLEISPELWKQVFETIPPRSPIASLPRNRIICTLKNAARECLGVELVEQPLTAAEWTEVRKIALPPP